A genomic region of Bactrocera dorsalis isolate Fly_Bdor chromosome 3, ASM2337382v1, whole genome shotgun sequence contains the following coding sequences:
- the LOC125777767 gene encoding uncharacterized protein LOC125777767 isoform X2 — protein MGEYNRRDECPIFQEEENEERSLFWILKRETKRLNKEKKETFGGFKYIYCVQQTNKRMPEKAEVQAQSKLLRECRVIAAKTHHSISRITGDLEDEHYLELASKLPMSSEEHVRFVEEKLSQKESTDAMMRLILKSKGAKGSVDGVLRGLFSDDVMYHYNLEGRKEKKSLLKLKCVGLVFDIFPDKDKNSIYGELRRFVALSHNRYKQKKHKLRAKLI, from the exons atgggagaatac AACAGGAGAGACGAATGcccaatttttcaagaagaagaaaacgaagagcgcagtttattttggattttaaagag agAAACTAAAAGGCTtaacaaggagaaaaag gaAACATTTGGAggattcaaatacatatattgcgtacaacaaacaaataagaga atgCCAGAGAAGGCCGAGGTGCAGGCGCAAAGTAAATTATTGCGCGAATGCCGCGTCATAGCAGCAAAGACGCATCATTCAATTAGCCGCATCACCGGTGATTTGGAGGACGAGCATTACCTGGAGCTCGCTTCGAAACTACCCATGTCATCGGAAGAGCACGTGCGCTTCGTGGAAGAAAAACTTTCCCAAAAGGAAAGCACGGATGCTatg atgcgGCTAATATTGAAGTCGAAGGGCGCAAAAGGCAGTGTGGACGGCGTACTACGTGGTTTGTTTTCAGACGATGTAATGTACCATTATAATTTAGAGGGGCGCAAGGAGAAGAAATCCCTACTAAAACTAAAATGCGTAGGGTTAGTTTTTG ATATATTTCCTGACAAGGATAAAAACAGTATATATGGGGAGCTCCGGAGATTTGTGGCCTTAAGCCACAATCGTTATAAACAGAAGAAACATAAACTAAGGGctaaattaatataa
- the LOC125777767 gene encoding uncharacterized protein LOC125777767 isoform X3, with product MIFHRMNFDYLVEEIDSEVECSQPLGPQRDKLFKTNSYNLVCAPPAEPSEIVVPSSSSGDHADIIRKLDAIETRLTAIEKSLTDKMPEKAEVQAQSKLLRECRVIAAKTHHSISRITGDLEDEHYLELASKLPMSSEEHVRFVEEKLSQKESTDAMMRLILKSKGAKGSVDGVLLEVSNFTFKNMNFYNYNFYTQITCI from the exons atgatttttcataGAATGAATTTCGATTATCTCGTAGAAGAAATCGATTCCGAAGTGGAATGCTCGCAACCTTTGGGCCCCCAAAGAG ataaACTGTTTAAAACAAATTCTTACAATCTCGTTTGCGCTCCTCCAGCAGAACCATCAGAAATTGTGGTACCGTCATCATCGTCTGGCGACCATGCAG ataTAATCCGGAAGCTGGATGCAATTGAGACCCGCCTCACTGCCATTGAGAAGTCCCTAACAGACAAA atgCCAGAGAAGGCCGAGGTGCAGGCGCAAAGTAAATTATTGCGCGAATGCCGCGTCATAGCAGCAAAGACGCATCATTCAATTAGCCGCATCACCGGTGATTTGGAGGACGAGCATTACCTGGAGCTCGCTTCGAAACTACCCATGTCATCGGAAGAGCACGTGCGCTTCGTGGAAGAAAAACTTTCCCAAAAGGAAAGCACGGATGCTatg atgcgGCTAATATTGAAGTCGAAGGGCGCAAAAGGCAGTGTGGACGGCGTACTAC TTGAAGTgtctaattttacttttaaaaatatgaatttttacaattataatttttatactcaaataacttgtatataa
- the LOC125777767 gene encoding uncharacterized protein LOC125777767 isoform X1, whose product MIFHRMNFDYLVEEIDSEVECSQPLGPQRDKLFKTNSYNLVCAPPAEPSEIVVPSSSSGDHADIIRKLDAIETRLTAIEKSLTDKMPEKAEVQAQSKLLRECRVIAAKTHHSISRITGDLEDEHYLELASKLPMSSEEHVRFVEEKLSQKESTDAMMRLILKSKGAKGSVDGVLRGLFSDDVMYHYNLEGRKEKKSLLKLKCVGLVFDIFPDKDKNSIYGELRRFVALSHNRYKQKKHKLRAKLI is encoded by the exons atgatttttcataGAATGAATTTCGATTATCTCGTAGAAGAAATCGATTCCGAAGTGGAATGCTCGCAACCTTTGGGCCCCCAAAGAG ataaACTGTTTAAAACAAATTCTTACAATCTCGTTTGCGCTCCTCCAGCAGAACCATCAGAAATTGTGGTACCGTCATCATCGTCTGGCGACCATGCAG ataTAATCCGGAAGCTGGATGCAATTGAGACCCGCCTCACTGCCATTGAGAAGTCCCTAACAGACAAA atgCCAGAGAAGGCCGAGGTGCAGGCGCAAAGTAAATTATTGCGCGAATGCCGCGTCATAGCAGCAAAGACGCATCATTCAATTAGCCGCATCACCGGTGATTTGGAGGACGAGCATTACCTGGAGCTCGCTTCGAAACTACCCATGTCATCGGAAGAGCACGTGCGCTTCGTGGAAGAAAAACTTTCCCAAAAGGAAAGCACGGATGCTatg atgcgGCTAATATTGAAGTCGAAGGGCGCAAAAGGCAGTGTGGACGGCGTACTACGTGGTTTGTTTTCAGACGATGTAATGTACCATTATAATTTAGAGGGGCGCAAGGAGAAGAAATCCCTACTAAAACTAAAATGCGTAGGGTTAGTTTTTG ATATATTTCCTGACAAGGATAAAAACAGTATATATGGGGAGCTCCGGAGATTTGTGGCCTTAAGCCACAATCGTTATAAACAGAAGAAACATAAACTAAGGGctaaattaatataa